In the genome of Halobacterium noricense, one region contains:
- a CDS encoding molybdenum cofactor guanylyltransferase: MRTGLVLAGGHSTRFGEADKSVAAVDEQPMVRRVAERVDSVTDELVVNCRDEQRAAITEALDGLDYRLAVDPIPDEGPVAGMRTGLRVARGDAVAVVACDMPLADPELFERLFERADTAAVPRADGHLQPLHAVYGRHAARFACDRTLASGSRRLAEALARLDPVVVDVASEDPFTNVNTKGDLVGVRGALGG; encoded by the coding sequence ATGCGGACGGGGCTCGTGCTCGCGGGCGGCCACTCGACGCGCTTCGGCGAGGCGGACAAGTCCGTCGCCGCCGTCGACGAACAACCGATGGTGCGCCGCGTCGCCGAGCGAGTCGACAGTGTCACCGACGAGCTCGTCGTGAATTGCCGGGACGAGCAGCGCGCTGCGATTACAGAGGCCCTCGACGGCCTCGACTATCGGCTGGCCGTCGACCCGATTCCCGACGAGGGCCCCGTTGCGGGAATGCGGACCGGGCTCCGGGTCGCGCGCGGCGACGCGGTCGCCGTCGTCGCCTGTGACATGCCGCTGGCCGACCCGGAGTTGTTCGAGCGACTCTTCGAGCGTGCGGACACCGCCGCGGTCCCGCGTGCAGACGGCCACCTCCAGCCGCTGCACGCCGTCTACGGCCGCCACGCGGCGCGGTTCGCGTGCGACCGGACGCTCGCGAGCGGGTCGCGTCGGCTGGCCGAGGCGCTCGCGCGCCTCGACCCAGTGGTCGTCGACGTCGCCTCGGAAGACCCGTTCACGAACGTCAACACGAAGGGTGATTTAGTGGGCGTACGTGGGGCACTCGGCGGGTAG
- a CDS encoding DUF5805 domain-containing protein, producing the protein MTGDDRAVAKTYVPTEQKSAWSEHADELDMSQSEYLRTMVQAGRRGFLDDHEEGGSGDATPGGSGLENRVLESVSAADVVSWDRLVEELSGDFEDRLDDAVQSLVEGGKIRHDPRQGGYVRQEDR; encoded by the coding sequence ATGACTGGTGACGACCGCGCGGTCGCGAAGACGTACGTGCCGACCGAGCAGAAATCGGCGTGGAGCGAGCACGCCGACGAGCTCGACATGTCCCAGAGCGAGTACCTGCGGACGATGGTGCAGGCCGGGCGACGAGGGTTCCTGGACGACCACGAGGAAGGTGGTTCTGGGGACGCTACCCCTGGGGGGAGCGGCCTCGAAAACCGGGTTCTCGAATCGGTGTCCGCGGCGGACGTCGTGTCGTGGGACCGACTCGTCGAGGAACTCTCGGGTGACTTCGAGGACCGCCTCGACGACGCGGTGCAGTCGCTGGTCGAGGGCGGGAAGATTCGCCACGACCCGCGGCAGGGTGGCTACGTCCGTCAGGAGGACCGATGA
- a CDS encoding nitrite/sulfite reductase, producing MAHKKEEWKAEQYGDEVRARLEEFAERGWEAIPEEEHDEWFSRFKFWGVFHQRGGQESYFMMRLTNCGGVLEPDQLRAIGEVARDYAQGPAENPEFGNGWIDLTTRQSIQLHWLKLEDIPEIWEKLEAVGVSSRSAGGDTMRNISGCPVAGKAEEYVESRELLDEIQDGIRGDDDLANMPRKFNISVTGCRQGCAQDALNDIGLEPAHKFVDTDEQSSSSNRESQIPDNGEEVEGFNVRAGGGLGGREPRAARPLDIFVTRDQAYDTVRAFVELYHEEGNRENRSKNRGRFFVDEWGTDEIREALDERLDFDLESAGTDFRGEYTYNAGKPSERGAHDHVGVYDQTDGQNYVGISVALGRLRADEAIELADLADEYGSGEVRLTRRQNPIITDVADEDLDDLLAEPLLDKHEPEPNPFEQGAMACTGTEFCSLALTETKARMARLLRWLGDNVEVPDDVDRIKMHFSGCTADCGQAMTADIGLQGMRARKDGEMVEAVDVGVGGGVGEEPTFIDWVRQRVPADELPGMIANLVRAFAALREDGQTFREWVEATGHETIVELAEPEEVEGYTDPCLYDAKQSWYPFAEGDSPAPTAPDGTPLATESDD from the coding sequence ATGGCACACAAGAAAGAAGAGTGGAAGGCCGAGCAGTACGGTGACGAAGTCAGAGCACGGCTCGAGGAGTTCGCCGAGCGCGGTTGGGAGGCGATTCCCGAGGAGGAACACGACGAGTGGTTCTCCCGGTTCAAGTTCTGGGGGGTGTTCCACCAGCGCGGCGGCCAGGAGAGCTACTTCATGATGCGGTTGACCAACTGCGGCGGCGTCCTCGAACCCGACCAACTCCGGGCCATCGGCGAGGTCGCCCGCGACTACGCGCAGGGGCCCGCCGAGAACCCCGAATTCGGGAACGGGTGGATCGACCTCACGACCCGCCAGTCCATCCAACTGCACTGGCTCAAACTCGAGGACATCCCCGAAATCTGGGAGAAACTCGAAGCCGTCGGCGTCTCCTCGCGCTCGGCGGGCGGGGACACGATGCGCAACATCTCGGGCTGTCCGGTCGCCGGGAAAGCAGAGGAGTACGTCGAGAGCCGCGAACTCCTGGACGAGATTCAGGACGGCATCCGCGGGGACGACGACCTCGCGAACATGCCCCGGAAGTTCAACATCTCGGTGACGGGCTGCCGGCAGGGCTGCGCGCAGGACGCGCTCAACGACATCGGCCTCGAACCCGCGCACAAATTCGTCGACACCGATGAGCAGAGCTCATCGAGCAATCGGGAATCACAGATTCCCGATAATGGGGAGGAGGTCGAGGGCTTCAACGTCCGCGCCGGCGGCGGGCTCGGCGGCCGCGAGCCTCGCGCCGCACGCCCGCTGGACATCTTCGTCACGCGCGACCAGGCCTACGACACCGTTCGCGCGTTCGTCGAACTGTACCACGAGGAGGGCAACCGCGAGAACCGCTCGAAGAACCGCGGGCGCTTCTTCGTCGACGAGTGGGGCACCGACGAGATTCGCGAGGCGCTCGACGAGCGCCTGGATTTCGACCTCGAATCCGCGGGCACCGACTTCCGCGGCGAGTACACGTACAACGCCGGCAAGCCGTCCGAGCGCGGCGCACACGACCACGTCGGCGTCTACGACCAGACGGACGGGCAGAACTACGTCGGAATCAGCGTCGCCCTCGGGCGGCTGCGCGCCGACGAAGCAATCGAACTTGCGGACCTCGCCGACGAGTACGGCAGCGGGGAAGTCCGCTTGACGCGCCGGCAGAACCCCATCATCACGGACGTCGCGGACGAGGACCTCGACGACCTGCTCGCGGAGCCGCTGCTGGACAAACACGAGCCCGAGCCCAACCCCTTCGAGCAGGGCGCGATGGCCTGCACGGGCACGGAGTTCTGCTCGCTCGCGCTCACGGAGACGAAGGCGCGGATGGCGCGGTTGCTGCGCTGGCTCGGGGACAACGTCGAGGTCCCCGACGACGTCGACCGCATCAAGATGCACTTCTCGGGCTGCACCGCGGACTGCGGGCAGGCGATGACCGCGGACATCGGCCTGCAGGGGATGCGCGCACGCAAGGACGGCGAGATGGTCGAAGCTGTCGACGTCGGCGTCGGCGGCGGCGTCGGCGAGGAGCCGACGTTCATCGACTGGGTGCGCCAGCGCGTTCCCGCCGACGAACTCCCGGGAATGATTGCGAACCTCGTGCGGGCGTTCGCCGCGCTCCGCGAGGACGGCCAGACGTTCCGCGAGTGGGTGGAGGCGACCGGCCACGAGACTATCGTCGAACTCGCGGAACCCGAGGAAGTCGAGGGGTACACCGACCCCTGCCTCTACGACGCCAAGCAGTCCTGGTACCCGTTCGCGGAGGGAGACAGTCCGGCACCGACCGCCCCAGACGGCACGCCGCTGGCCACCGAGAGCGATGACTGA
- a CDS encoding cytochrome c oxidase subunit I, translating to MFGLSTFDYDEDGFRECGVTGLTVHKSAEDLVKLFGVTAIVSLAVGGAFALTVALTRWEAIGFLDPGQYYRFTSLHAWFMILFWMVFMEIAILYVGGPFVLGRKLSLPRLGWAGYGIMLTGGALAVFSIATYDLPNQAPFYTSYVPLPSPAPYFAGAVLFLLGALVAAVPFFVTLWHEKREHPSKTLPLITFGAFITGVIALEALVGGITALTPAFLWRIGFLEHLDAAWYRQMFWTIGHGSQQINLLAMITVWYFMTHVIGGAEVASEKISRIAFVLYLFFINLGAAHHLMSDPALSSSWRMWNTSYAAYGAVVASMIHAFAIPAGLEAGRRRKGAGGGLFGWLWSAPWKDPGFSSTILSIILFGFLGGITGVMMGQMQLNMSWHNNLAVPGHFHATVVTGTTLAFMGLAYYVLRLVFGRDWFASRLASIQPFFYGGAMAVVCLMMMYLGLLFGVPRRHPSVMDIPGTAFDFSPSEPFFVVFGIAAILSVVGGALFVVVAVGTLLAGGTFTPPIVEDRAISPVSGDAAPPHEQSMRGTFVLVLVFFAVFVVLYALNWFLLSQVWEIGA from the coding sequence ATGTTCGGCTTGAGCACGTTCGACTACGACGAGGACGGCTTCCGGGAGTGCGGCGTCACGGGGCTGACGGTCCACAAGTCTGCCGAGGACCTCGTGAAACTGTTCGGCGTGACCGCCATCGTCTCGCTGGCGGTCGGCGGCGCGTTCGCGCTCACGGTCGCGCTCACGCGCTGGGAGGCCATCGGCTTCCTCGATCCCGGGCAGTACTACCGGTTCACGAGCCTGCACGCGTGGTTCATGATTCTGTTCTGGATGGTGTTCATGGAAATCGCCATCCTCTACGTCGGCGGGCCGTTCGTCCTCGGCCGCAAGCTCTCACTGCCGCGATTGGGCTGGGCGGGCTACGGCATCATGCTGACCGGCGGCGCGCTCGCCGTCTTCAGCATCGCGACCTACGACCTCCCAAACCAGGCGCCGTTCTACACGTCGTACGTCCCGTTGCCGTCGCCCGCGCCGTACTTCGCGGGCGCCGTGCTCTTCCTGCTCGGCGCGCTCGTCGCCGCCGTCCCGTTCTTCGTGACGCTGTGGCACGAGAAGCGCGAGCACCCCAGCAAGACGCTGCCGCTCATCACGTTCGGCGCGTTCATCACGGGCGTCATCGCCCTCGAAGCGCTCGTCGGCGGCATCACCGCGCTCACGCCCGCGTTCCTCTGGCGCATCGGCTTCCTCGAACACCTCGACGCGGCGTGGTACCGACAGATGTTCTGGACCATCGGCCACGGCAGCCAGCAAATCAACCTGCTGGCGATGATTACGGTCTGGTACTTCATGACCCACGTCATCGGCGGCGCCGAGGTCGCCTCCGAGAAGATCTCCCGCATCGCGTTCGTGCTCTACCTCTTCTTCATCAACCTCGGCGCCGCCCACCACCTGATGTCCGACCCCGCGCTGTCGTCGTCGTGGCGCATGTGGAACACCTCCTACGCCGCCTACGGCGCGGTCGTCGCGTCGATGATTCACGCGTTCGCCATCCCCGCGGGCCTCGAAGCCGGCCGCCGGCGGAAGGGCGCGGGCGGCGGCCTGTTCGGCTGGCTGTGGTCCGCGCCGTGGAAGGACCCCGGGTTCTCCTCGACGATTCTCTCCATCATCCTGTTCGGGTTCCTCGGCGGCATCACGGGCGTGATGATGGGGCAGATGCAGCTCAACATGAGCTGGCACAACAACCTCGCCGTCCCCGGCCACTTCCACGCCACCGTCGTCACCGGCACCACGCTGGCGTTCATGGGGCTGGCGTACTACGTGCTCCGGCTGGTGTTCGGCCGCGACTGGTTCGCCAGCCGGCTCGCCTCGATACAGCCGTTCTTCTACGGCGGCGCGATGGCCGTCGTCTGCCTGATGATGATGTACCTCGGCCTCCTGTTCGGCGTGCCGCGCCGCCACCCCTCCGTGATGGACATCCCCGGGACGGCGTTCGACTTCTCGCCGTCGGAGCCGTTCTTCGTGGTGTTCGGCATCGCGGCCATTCTCTCTGTCGTCGGCGGCGCGCTGTTCGTCGTCGTCGCCGTCGGCACGCTGCTCGCCGGCGGCACGTTCACGCCACCAATCGTTGAGGACCGCGCCATCTCGCCAGTCAGCGGGGACGCCGCGCCGCCACACGAGCAGAGCATGCGCGGGACGTTCGTGCTCGTGCTCGTGTTCTTCGCGGTGTTCGTCGTGCTGTACGCGCTGAACTGGTTCCTGCTCTCGCAGGTCTGGGAAATCGGGGCCTGA
- a CDS encoding MFS transporter — protein MALIRMTKYRTLLLATIGFNFSFLIWFSFAPFTEPMANEFGLSLAEIGLLASANIWLAPFGRALTGWLSDKFGAPSVFAIVLGYVGVFSIASAFAQSYEVFFVERLIVATAGITFVVGIQHVAEWFEEENLGLAEGIYAGVGNAGAAGGALILPRVFGTNWNGPLFSTNWRAAFFYTGIVSILLGVTYFTLGEAAKSEEKRQATKDSASFGGWVHTATRYGTLVLALAYVMTFGLELSMNGWLATYYREGFDTNNLVLASTFAATFSVAAGLLRPIGGYVSDRLARAERNILPFFTGHYREQWTFTAMSFVVVAMFGMTLAGMSGEVLLAVGAGFLVGMGCAFAEGAIFAQVPAMFPNSSGAVAGVVGGVGTIGGIVYPLVYSAQFMPNLHTGYSVVAASMIPILVLTAWVFQPRIASVANEAGFGDSTSSAVEAPGDD, from the coding sequence ATGGCGCTGATACGGATGACCAAGTACCGGACGCTGTTGCTCGCGACCATCGGGTTCAACTTCTCGTTTCTCATCTGGTTCTCGTTCGCGCCGTTCACGGAGCCGATGGCCAACGAGTTCGGGCTGTCGCTGGCGGAGATCGGCCTGCTCGCCAGCGCGAACATCTGGCTGGCACCGTTCGGGCGCGCGCTGACCGGCTGGCTCTCGGACAAATTCGGCGCGCCGTCGGTGTTCGCCATCGTGTTGGGGTACGTCGGCGTGTTCTCCATCGCGTCGGCGTTCGCGCAGTCCTACGAGGTGTTCTTCGTCGAGCGCCTCATCGTCGCGACGGCGGGCATCACGTTCGTCGTCGGCATCCAGCACGTCGCGGAGTGGTTCGAGGAGGAGAACCTCGGGCTCGCGGAGGGCATCTACGCGGGCGTCGGGAACGCTGGCGCTGCGGGTGGCGCGCTCATTCTCCCGCGCGTGTTCGGGACGAACTGGAACGGCCCGCTGTTCTCGACGAACTGGCGGGCGGCGTTCTTCTACACGGGCATCGTCTCGATTCTGCTCGGGGTGACGTACTTCACGCTCGGGGAGGCCGCCAAGAGCGAGGAGAAACGCCAGGCGACCAAGGACAGCGCGAGCTTCGGGGGCTGGGTGCACACCGCCACCCGGTACGGGACGCTCGTCCTCGCGCTCGCGTACGTGATGACGTTCGGCCTCGAACTGTCGATGAACGGCTGGCTCGCGACCTACTACCGCGAGGGATTCGACACGAACAACCTCGTGCTCGCGAGCACGTTCGCGGCGACGTTCTCCGTCGCGGCAGGCCTGCTGCGGCCCATCGGCGGCTACGTCAGCGACCGGCTGGCGCGCGCCGAGCGTAACATCCTCCCGTTCTTCACGGGCCACTACCGCGAGCAGTGGACGTTCACGGCGATGTCGTTCGTCGTCGTCGCGATGTTCGGGATGACGCTCGCCGGAATGTCGGGCGAGGTGTTGCTCGCGGTCGGCGCGGGGTTCCTCGTCGGGATGGGTTGTGCGTTCGCGGAAGGCGCCATCTTCGCACAGGTGCCCGCGATGTTCCCGAACAGTTCGGGGGCGGTCGCGGGCGTCGTCGGCGGCGTCGGCACCATCGGCGGCATCGTCTACCCGCTGGTGTACTCGGCGCAGTTCATGCCGAACCTCCACACGGGCTACTCGGTGGTCGCGGCGTCGATGATTCCCATCCTGGTGTTGACCGCGTGGGTGTTCCAGCCGAGAATCGCGAGCGTCGCCAACGAGGCCGGCTTCGGCGACTCGACGTCGTCGGCGGTCGAAGCGCCGGGTGACGACTGA
- a CDS encoding DMT family transporter — protein MGRYRTTGKYLLLAAIWGTAFMATDVGLADLPAVPFAAVRFDVAAALLFAAVLVSGTEVRPRTRDDYVYVLVGGALTIGVHHAFLFAGQQYVAGGVAAVLLGLIPVVTPALTRLVSTDEEFTAATALGVVLGFAGVVVIANPDPANLADGVLGVALVLASALAFALAAVLTHSRNPSLPFLATQAWMMAVGALVLHVAVLALPSQSFAAATWTPAALGAIAYLAAVAGAGGFLLYFTLLDDLGPIEMSFIEYVIPVFAALAGWLVLGQEVTVTTATGFVFILAGFLAAKWRAIRTELRRFADGAPSQPAD, from the coding sequence ATGGGTCGCTACCGGACCACGGGCAAGTACTTGCTGCTGGCCGCCATCTGGGGGACGGCGTTCATGGCGACGGATGTCGGCCTCGCTGACCTCCCGGCTGTACCGTTCGCGGCCGTCCGTTTCGACGTCGCCGCCGCGCTGTTGTTCGCCGCTGTCCTCGTCTCCGGCACCGAGGTCCGCCCGCGCACTCGCGACGACTACGTCTACGTGCTCGTCGGCGGCGCGCTCACGATTGGCGTCCATCACGCGTTCCTGTTCGCCGGCCAGCAGTACGTCGCCGGCGGCGTCGCCGCCGTCCTCCTCGGGCTCATCCCGGTCGTGACGCCCGCGCTCACCCGTCTGGTCTCCACCGACGAGGAGTTCACCGCGGCGACCGCGCTGGGCGTCGTGCTCGGGTTCGCCGGCGTCGTCGTCATCGCGAATCCCGACCCCGCGAACCTTGCCGACGGCGTGCTCGGCGTCGCGCTCGTGCTCGCCTCCGCACTCGCGTTCGCGCTCGCGGCCGTCCTCACGCACAGCCGAAATCCGTCGCTGCCGTTCCTCGCGACACAGGCGTGGATGATGGCCGTCGGCGCGCTCGTCCTCCACGTCGCCGTGCTCGCGCTCCCCAGCCAGTCGTTCGCGGCCGCGACGTGGACGCCCGCCGCGCTGGGCGCTATCGCGTACCTCGCCGCCGTCGCCGGTGCCGGCGGCTTCCTGCTGTACTTCACGCTCCTGGACGACCTCGGCCCCATCGAGATGAGCTTCATCGAGTACGTGATTCCGGTGTTCGCGGCGCTGGCGGGCTGGCTCGTCCTCGGCCAGGAAGTGACCGTAACCACCGCGACCGGCTTCGTATTCATCCTCGCGGGCTTCCTCGCCGCGAAGTGGCGCGCCATCAGAACCGAACTCCGGCGATTCGCCGACGGCGCGCCGTCCCAGCCTGCGGACTAG
- a CDS encoding SRPBCC family protein, which produces MNEVTETRYIAAPPDAVRDAMADVEAFVESAGFDDVAVDGETIRVANQVGLAEIELELVAVEREGADVAHEQRDGIFEEMWTTYTVEPRAGGDEAEVTAHTEFALDVPLVGDVLDATVIKRQRRKELNAQLDWLEAEA; this is translated from the coding sequence ATGAACGAGGTTACGGAGACGCGGTACATCGCAGCGCCACCCGACGCCGTCCGGGACGCGATGGCGGACGTGGAAGCGTTCGTCGAGTCCGCCGGGTTCGACGACGTGGCAGTCGACGGGGAGACGATTCGCGTGGCTAACCAAGTGGGTCTCGCGGAAATCGAACTGGAACTCGTCGCCGTCGAACGCGAGGGCGCGGACGTCGCCCACGAGCAACGCGACGGCATCTTCGAGGAGATGTGGACGACGTACACCGTCGAACCACGCGCGGGCGGCGACGAGGCCGAAGTCACGGCGCACACAGAGTTCGCGCTCGACGTCCCGCTCGTCGGTGACGTCCTCGACGCGACGGTCATTAAGCGGCAGCGCCGCAAGGAACTGAACGCGCAACTGGACTGGCTAGAGGCAGAGGCCTAA
- the nasA gene encoding assimilatory nitrate reductase NasA, translating to MSEPVQTTCMRCAVGCGHLTDRVDAGYGIGTVRGDVTHPVNRGLACSRGVEETKSPEGTWLTRPLVRMDGDLQPTTWDVALSHIANEFGAALDRDHDSVAVLGSGQQTNEAAYALGKLARGGFGTRYYDANTTLCMASAVTAYYDAFGSDAPPCTYDDIEDAKTHVVWGANPAVAHPVMFRWISESATADDSELVVVDPVGTKTAQGADEHVALEPGTDLALARAVLARVVERGDVDEEFVEEATTGFEELRGDLPDPKAAAATADVDMETVDKLADAFQEETLVYWGMGVNQSTQGTETAGALVDLCLATGNLGPGTGPFSLTGQANSMGTRVCSSKGSWPGMRSFTDPDERQVVAEAWNVPVERLPDDPGPGPVGLVNAIDDGPVEVVWTVATNPAAGLPDASAAREHLEDAFLVAQDAFHTETTELADVVLPAATWGESSGTAVNMERRVSRIRPASDLVPDVRTDLDIITTIGELLVPGLLGDPDPRDIFDELAALTAGTLADLSGISYARLDDQQAVRWPAPDAVSEGGYRYYDDGDWSFPTPSGKARFSTGRHEGLPEPTNETYPLTLTTAREADGYNTGVRSRGEDAPANPLARINPETIEAADISADADVAVVESRRANVPVRVEVDDAVPTGLVWLPIHHPETNALTLPETDPRSDEPNFKQCAVRVRPVTDEAVAGTLGDAEAPADD from the coding sequence GTGAGTGAGCCGGTCCAGACCACGTGCATGCGGTGTGCGGTCGGCTGCGGCCACCTGACCGACCGCGTGGACGCCGGCTACGGCATCGGGACGGTGCGCGGTGACGTCACTCACCCCGTCAACCGCGGGCTGGCGTGCTCGCGCGGCGTCGAGGAGACGAAATCCCCCGAGGGCACGTGGTTGACGCGCCCACTCGTACGGATGGACGGCGACCTCCAGCCGACGACGTGGGACGTGGCGCTCTCGCACATCGCCAACGAGTTCGGGGCAGCCCTCGACCGCGACCACGACAGCGTCGCCGTGCTCGGGAGCGGCCAGCAGACCAACGAGGCGGCGTACGCGCTCGGCAAACTCGCACGCGGCGGGTTCGGCACGCGCTACTACGACGCCAACACCACGCTCTGCATGGCGAGCGCGGTCACCGCCTACTACGACGCGTTCGGCAGCGACGCGCCGCCGTGCACGTACGACGACATCGAGGACGCGAAGACGCACGTCGTCTGGGGCGCGAACCCGGCGGTCGCCCACCCGGTGATGTTCCGCTGGATCTCCGAGAGCGCGACCGCCGACGACAGCGAACTCGTAGTCGTGGACCCGGTCGGCACGAAGACCGCCCAGGGAGCCGACGAACACGTCGCGCTCGAACCGGGGACGGACCTCGCGCTCGCGCGGGCCGTGCTCGCTCGCGTCGTCGAACGCGGCGACGTCGACGAGGAGTTCGTCGAGGAGGCGACGACGGGGTTCGAGGAGTTACGCGGCGACCTCCCGGACCCGAAGGCGGCAGCAGCGACTGCCGATGTCGATATGGAGACGGTGGACAAACTCGCTGACGCCTTCCAGGAGGAGACGCTCGTCTACTGGGGGATGGGCGTCAACCAGAGCACACAGGGGACGGAGACGGCGGGCGCGCTCGTGGACCTCTGTCTCGCGACCGGGAACCTCGGTCCCGGTACCGGGCCGTTCTCGCTGACCGGGCAGGCGAATTCGATGGGCACGCGCGTGTGTTCCTCGAAGGGCTCGTGGCCGGGAATGCGGTCGTTCACGGACCCGGACGAGCGTCAGGTCGTCGCAGAGGCGTGGAACGTCCCGGTCGAACGGCTCCCCGACGACCCCGGACCGGGGCCGGTCGGCCTCGTGAACGCCATCGACGACGGGCCGGTCGAGGTTGTCTGGACGGTCGCGACGAACCCCGCGGCGGGCCTGCCGGACGCCTCCGCAGCGCGCGAACACCTCGAAGACGCGTTCCTCGTCGCGCAGGACGCCTTCCACACCGAGACCACGGAACTCGCGGACGTCGTGTTGCCGGCGGCGACGTGGGGCGAGTCCTCGGGGACGGCGGTGAACATGGAGCGCCGCGTCTCCCGCATCCGGCCAGCGTCGGACCTCGTGCCGGACGTCCGCACCGACCTCGACATCATCACGACCATCGGCGAGCTGCTCGTGCCCGGACTCCTCGGCGACCCCGACCCCCGGGACATCTTCGACGAACTCGCGGCGCTCACCGCGGGCACGCTGGCGGACCTCTCGGGCATCAGTTACGCGCGCCTCGACGACCAGCAAGCGGTCAGGTGGCCCGCGCCGGACGCCGTCTCGGAGGGCGGCTACCGCTACTACGACGACGGCGATTGGTCGTTCCCGACGCCCTCCGGGAAAGCCCGGTTCTCCACGGGACGCCACGAGGGCCTCCCGGAGCCGACCAACGAGACGTACCCGCTGACGCTGACGACCGCCCGCGAGGCGGACGGTTACAACACGGGCGTGCGCTCACGGGGCGAGGACGCGCCAGCGAACCCGCTCGCGCGAATCAACCCCGAGACCATCGAAGCCGCCGACATCTCGGCGGACGCCGACGTCGCGGTCGTCGAATCTCGCCGCGCGAACGTCCCCGTCCGCGTGGAGGTCGACGATGCCGTGCCCACGGGCCTCGTCTGGCTGCCGATTCACCACCCGGAGACGAACGCGCTGACGCTCCCCGAGACCGACCCCCGCTCGGACGAGCCGAACTTCAAGCAGTGCGCGGTGCGCGTGCGGCCGGTCACCGACGAGGCGGTCGCGGGCACGCTTGGGGACGCGGAGGCGCCCGCCGACGACTGA
- a CDS encoding plastocyanin/azurin family copper-binding protein — MGNDDHSPLESPEGHWWNQSVNRRESIWLGVSGAWAVSMFGWMLGWTQVGEQNQTGQTYEVSTERFRQKVQSFKEAAGTLEVDGEELLVPDGNDVYVGALQWAWDGLPVVLRPGETYKFHLGSYDVQHGFGVRPEGNLSKQISLQILPGYEWVVEMSFDETGTYHVVCNEFCGVGHRSMHGTFVVQDHEPVETGSGGSETSNAAYDGWFTSDARGGATDFDGEPTDATDQSEVTVEVGADDNGGPYAFAPTAVQVSSGTMVTFEWVSDNHNVLVESQPDGAGWQGVESFENEGYSESFTFDEQGVYEYYCEPHVAMGMKGVVEVV; from the coding sequence ATGGGCAACGACGACCACTCCCCGCTGGAGTCGCCGGAGGGCCACTGGTGGAACCAGTCAGTCAACCGCCGGGAGTCCATCTGGCTGGGCGTCTCGGGCGCGTGGGCGGTGTCGATGTTCGGCTGGATGCTCGGCTGGACGCAGGTCGGCGAACAGAACCAGACCGGGCAGACCTACGAGGTGAGCACGGAGCGCTTCCGGCAGAAGGTCCAGTCGTTCAAGGAGGCGGCGGGCACGCTGGAAGTCGACGGCGAGGAACTGCTCGTGCCGGACGGCAACGACGTCTACGTCGGCGCGCTCCAGTGGGCGTGGGACGGCCTCCCGGTCGTCCTGCGACCGGGCGAGACGTACAAGTTCCACCTCGGCTCCTACGACGTCCAGCACGGCTTCGGGGTACGCCCGGAAGGGAACCTCAGCAAGCAGATTTCACTCCAGATTCTCCCGGGCTACGAGTGGGTCGTGGAGATGTCCTTCGACGAGACGGGCACCTACCACGTCGTCTGCAACGAGTTCTGCGGTGTCGGCCACCGCTCGATGCACGGGACGTTCGTCGTGCAGGACCACGAGCCCGTCGAGACCGGCAGCGGCGGCAGCGAGACCTCGAACGCTGCCTACGACGGCTGGTTCACGAGCGACGCGCGCGGCGGCGCGACAGATTTCGACGGCGAGCCGACCGACGCCACCGACCAGAGCGAGGTCACCGTCGAGGTCGGGGCAGACGACAACGGCGGGCCGTACGCGTTCGCGCCGACGGCGGTCCAGGTGTCGTCGGGGACGATGGTGACCTTCGAGTGGGTGTCGGACAACCACAACGTCCTCGTGGAGTCCCAGCCCGACGGCGCGGGCTGGCAGGGCGTCGAGTCCTTCGAAAACGAGGGGTACAGTGAGTCGTTCACGTTCGACGAGCAGGGCGTCTACGAGTACTACTGCGAGCCCCACGTCGCCATGGGGATGAAGGGCGTCGTGGAGGTGGTCTGA